From the Paenibacillus sp. FSL H8-0548 genome, one window contains:
- a CDS encoding ATP-binding protein: protein MRPTLLNRSIAILFLAVFLASLFYLTAVIVRVPSIGAVLIKESDDRYIVKSIEPAGQAEVKGIRVGDQILTINGEPVNEFRNVIKYNSIENADNILLLHRNNVQQEIAFAKGWTGDHSLWELLIQLYIPGISLVIFCAFSGFLYVKRRNDKAVIVLILFFISIGISYYSSAASYRSDPVGITVIYVILPTIPLLFMSFMNIYLQRFDVQFISKQVLQALFGAVGLVGIASLLYIWTDLFSIKMYSYVEMAFSGTVLLGNLVCVIMLIRKFLKHRKTKLSSLFTITLISHLVAFTPFTAFNLIPQIFGQNQIVPAAFTALFLFVLPIVYFYLSTSNQLFDIDFILTRFKYYTALAFIPAVIVAALVAFVLLGEKDSSWTAWFGVFFVIYIGMTLFLYAKEQIDQRFRPKLFKAMYSYQDSLDRFSRKIAKIMKQGDLESVLRQEIESLLPVSRITFLLVEQSENTVYPIGDHPEELITAEFLLGTVNSLQVGEMMELPYGLGLVIGRQRSRYHILWIGLKTNHTRFNSDELRWLKTMSNYSSIVFENLYLIEGLIEDLESEVRKEQTTSPWVLRLLFCLSENERRKLAADLHDSALQDQLLWYRKLESIMMDHPISSSLEHELEEIKEGLLDVIHQIRETCNELRPPLLKEMGVVEAVESIIEHTQMRVNFAVEFRAKSFINPLNEEQITAIYRIVQELLRNADKHSQAKLVILELELRKGIIYFRYKDDGVGMDVNQMNVSFEHMGLSGIKERVTGLEGDISFYSQHGNGLEVVILLPEKMTTGISERGIPRDSYLIS, encoded by the coding sequence ATGAGACCAACGCTATTGAACCGCAGCATCGCAATCCTCTTCCTAGCAGTATTTTTGGCTTCTCTCTTCTATTTAACCGCGGTAATCGTGAGAGTTCCATCGATAGGTGCAGTATTAATTAAGGAATCGGATGATCGCTATATCGTTAAATCAATTGAACCAGCCGGTCAGGCTGAAGTAAAAGGAATTCGGGTAGGTGACCAGATTCTTACGATTAACGGTGAGCCTGTCAATGAATTTAGAAATGTTATCAAATACAATTCAATTGAGAATGCAGATAATATTCTTTTATTACATAGAAATAATGTTCAACAGGAAATAGCCTTTGCAAAAGGCTGGACCGGTGATCATTCCCTCTGGGAGCTGCTGATACAATTGTATATCCCGGGAATATCGCTAGTTATTTTTTGTGCGTTCTCAGGGTTTTTATATGTAAAGCGCAGGAATGACAAGGCAGTGATTGTCCTCATTTTATTTTTTATTTCTATCGGGATTAGCTACTATAGCTCAGCTGCATCCTATCGAAGCGATCCAGTAGGAATTACAGTTATTTATGTTATACTGCCAACGATCCCCTTGCTATTCATGAGCTTCATGAATATTTACTTGCAAAGATTTGATGTCCAATTTATTAGCAAGCAAGTGCTTCAAGCACTATTTGGAGCGGTCGGGTTAGTCGGTATTGCGAGCTTGCTCTATATATGGACTGATCTATTTTCTATTAAAATGTATAGCTACGTCGAAATGGCCTTTAGCGGAACTGTGCTCTTAGGCAATTTAGTATGTGTAATTATGCTCATTCGCAAGTTTCTAAAACATCGTAAAACTAAGTTGAGTTCATTATTTACGATTACTTTAATTTCGCATCTAGTAGCATTTACTCCATTCACAGCCTTTAATTTGATTCCTCAAATTTTTGGGCAAAACCAGATTGTACCCGCTGCATTTACTGCTCTTTTCTTATTCGTTCTTCCGATCGTATATTTCTACTTATCAACTTCGAATCAATTATTTGATATTGATTTTATATTAACGAGATTTAAATACTATACGGCGCTTGCTTTCATTCCCGCTGTAATTGTAGCGGCACTTGTGGCGTTTGTATTGTTAGGGGAGAAAGATTCGTCATGGACGGCGTGGTTTGGCGTGTTTTTTGTCATCTACATCGGAATGACGTTGTTTTTATATGCAAAGGAGCAAATCGATCAACGCTTTAGGCCTAAGCTGTTTAAGGCGATGTATAGTTATCAGGATAGTCTTGATCGCTTCTCACGAAAAATTGCGAAAATTATGAAGCAAGGAGATTTGGAATCGGTTCTAAGACAAGAAATAGAAAGTCTTTTGCCCGTAAGCCGAATTACGTTCTTGCTTGTAGAGCAATCAGAGAACACTGTATATCCAATTGGAGACCATCCGGAAGAGCTCATTACTGCAGAGTTTTTGCTTGGTACAGTAAACTCTTTGCAGGTTGGGGAAATGATGGAATTGCCATATGGATTAGGACTAGTGATTGGACGCCAGCGTTCAAGATATCATATTCTGTGGATTGGACTGAAGACCAACCATACACGTTTCAACTCGGATGAATTGCGCTGGCTTAAGACAATGTCGAATTATTCAAGTATCGTATTCGAAAATCTATATCTCATTGAAGGTTTAATTGAGGATCTGGAGTCAGAGGTTCGCAAGGAGCAAACGACCTCTCCTTGGGTGCTTCGTCTTCTCTTCTGCTTATCAGAAAACGAAAGAAGGAAGCTTGCCGCGGATCTGCATGATTCAGCGCTGCAGGATCAGCTTCTTTGGTATAGAAAGCTCGAATCGATCATGATGGACCATCCGATTTCTTCCAGCTTGGAGCATGAGCTAGAGGAAATCAAAGAAGGGCTGCTTGATGTGATTCATCAAATTAGGGAAACCTGCAATGAGCTTCGGCCGCCGCTGCTGAAAGAAATGGGTGTGGTAGAAGCTGTGGAATCGATCATCGAGCATACTCAAATGCGAGTGAACTTTGCAGTCGAATTCCGTGCGAAATCGTTTATTAATCCGCTTAATGAAGAGCAAATTACCGCTATTTATCGAATCGTCCAGGAGCTGCTTCGTAATGCGGATAAGCATTCGCAGGCTAAATTAGTTATTCTTGAGCTTGAGCTGCGCAAAGGAATTATATATTTCCGATATAAAGATGACGGTGTTGGTATGGACGTCAATCAAATGAATGTTTCTTTTGAGCATATGGGCTTGTCAGGTATTAAAGAGCGGGTGACGGGTCTTGAAGGAGACATTTCATTTTATTCTCAGCACGGTAATGGCCTAGAGGTTGTTATTTTGCTGCCAGAGAAGATGACAACCGGCATATCGGAGAGGGGAATACCGCGTGATTCGTATCTTATTAGTTGA
- a CDS encoding response regulator transcription factor, giving the protein MIRILLVDDHPSVGEGTKTMIEQDSEMLVSVVLSAIEALDIVQIEQFDLILCDLNMPGISGLELTKRLIQQDPERKVIIYSGYEIGSHFNLLIESGVSGFISKTVSREQLHNAIRSAMRGDTVIPISLLKQLRRHEVTIGRTEVAIEDVSINEKEQTILHEVATGVSNKELAAMLHVSQRNVEYQLTRIFDKLNVRSRSEAIKEAQRLGLISLEQY; this is encoded by the coding sequence GTGATTCGTATCTTATTAGTTGATGATCACCCTTCTGTAGGAGAAGGGACAAAAACGATGATTGAACAAGATTCCGAGATGCTGGTATCTGTCGTTCTGTCGGCAATCGAGGCGCTGGATATCGTGCAAATCGAGCAATTTGATCTTATTTTATGTGATTTAAATATGCCCGGCATTAGTGGTTTGGAACTGACTAAGCGTCTTATTCAGCAGGATCCGGAGCGCAAAGTTATTATTTATTCTGGTTATGAAATTGGCTCGCATTTTAATTTGCTCATTGAATCTGGAGTATCCGGGTTTATTTCGAAGACGGTATCGAGAGAGCAATTGCACAATGCGATTCGATCCGCTATGAGAGGCGATACGGTCATTCCTATTTCTCTATTAAAACAGCTTAGACGGCATGAAGTGACGATTGGACGGACTGAAGTAGCTATAGAGGATGTATCTATCAATGAAAAAGAGCAGACGATATTACATGAGGTAGCTACAGGCGTGAGTAACAAGGAGCTGGCTGCTATGCTGCATGTGAGTCAAAGAAATGTCGAATATCAGCTAACGCGTATTTTTGATAAGCTTAATGTTCGCTCCCGTTCAGAAGCGATTAAAGAGGCACAGCGCTTAGGCTTAATCAGTTTAGAGCAATATTAG
- a CDS encoding ABC-F family ATP-binding cassette domain-containing protein, whose translation MLLQVSNVTKSYGVNVVLSNISMQVQERERIGLVGVNGAGKSTLLKIIAGEMSADSGAIHKAKETKIGYLAQNSGLQSNRTIEAEMRAVFAHLIEAEQELRELEIKIADPVLHEDEKRYADTLDRYAKRSDWFREQGGFEMNTRINSVLHGMGFASFPPDTLISTLSGGQKTRLALARILLQAPELLMLDEPTNYLDIETLTWLESYLRGYSGAILVVSHDRYFLDALAQTIIEIERHTSKRYTGNYSRYMELKSAEYEINMRQFEKQQDEISKMEQFVQRNLVRASTTKRAQSRRKALDKLDRLDKPQGDLKKAHFTFEIERSTGKDVLAVNDVSVTFAGKDSPIFRNVSFQLTRGETVALIGPNGIGKSTLLKVIVGQNEPTSGTVRFGTHVKLGYYDQEQTRLNGQNTVLEEVWGSYSHMEEARIRTVLGNFLFSGEDVLKRVSSLSGGEKARVSLAKLMLAQANVLILDEPTNHLDLFSKEVLESALLDYEGTLLFISHDRYFLNKMAERIVELKPSGTDHFLGNYDEMIEKKAEIEEARLEALSQQTSSSKSAAISDNASVTSYEASKQAKRDERTRQRKLEQLEQEIASLEQQITEWEEQLADPAIFNDYIRIQEIQAAIEKLKAALAASYEEWEQYM comes from the coding sequence ATGCTGCTTCAGGTTTCCAATGTAACAAAGAGCTACGGCGTCAATGTCGTATTATCGAATATTTCCATGCAGGTTCAAGAACGAGAACGAATCGGCTTAGTCGGCGTAAATGGTGCTGGTAAATCTACACTGCTAAAAATAATCGCAGGTGAAATGTCTGCTGATTCAGGCGCAATCCATAAAGCAAAAGAAACAAAGATCGGCTATCTTGCACAGAATAGCGGATTGCAATCTAATCGAACGATCGAAGCTGAAATGCGCGCTGTATTTGCCCATTTAATTGAAGCTGAACAAGAGCTTCGCGAGCTTGAGATCAAGATCGCTGATCCTGTCCTTCATGAAGATGAGAAACGATATGCTGACACGCTCGATCGTTATGCTAAGCGTTCGGATTGGTTTCGCGAGCAGGGCGGTTTCGAAATGAATACCCGTATTAACAGCGTCCTGCATGGGATGGGCTTTGCAAGCTTCCCCCCTGACACCTTAATTTCAACCTTAAGCGGAGGTCAGAAAACACGGCTCGCTTTAGCTCGTATTTTACTGCAAGCGCCAGAATTGCTCATGCTCGATGAGCCTACCAACTATCTCGATATTGAGACATTAACCTGGTTGGAATCCTATTTGCGCGGTTATTCCGGTGCAATTCTTGTTGTTTCGCATGATCGGTATTTTCTTGATGCGCTTGCGCAAACGATTATTGAAATTGAACGTCATACCTCCAAGCGTTACACAGGCAACTATAGCCGCTATATGGAGCTTAAGTCTGCAGAATACGAGATCAATATGCGGCAATTTGAGAAGCAGCAGGACGAAATTTCAAAGATGGAGCAGTTCGTTCAGCGAAATTTGGTCCGCGCTTCAACAACTAAGCGTGCTCAAAGCAGGCGTAAGGCGCTCGACAAATTGGATCGTTTGGACAAGCCTCAAGGTGATCTAAAAAAAGCTCATTTCACATTCGAAATTGAACGCTCCACCGGTAAGGATGTCCTTGCAGTAAATGATGTTTCCGTTACCTTTGCAGGCAAGGATAGCCCCATCTTCCGCAATGTATCCTTTCAGCTTACTCGCGGGGAGACCGTAGCGTTAATTGGACCTAACGGAATCGGGAAATCAACCTTGCTTAAAGTTATTGTCGGTCAAAACGAGCCTACCTCAGGTACTGTGCGATTCGGCACGCATGTTAAGCTCGGCTACTACGATCAAGAACAAACTCGGCTTAATGGTCAAAACACGGTGCTTGAAGAAGTATGGGGCAGCTATTCCCATATGGAGGAAGCTCGCATCCGTACCGTGCTTGGCAACTTTTTATTCAGCGGCGAGGATGTATTAAAGCGTGTTTCATCGCTTAGCGGCGGCGAGAAAGCCCGTGTTTCCTTAGCCAAGCTTATGCTTGCTCAAGCGAATGTACTTATTTTGGATGAGCCTACCAACCATCTCGATCTATTTAGTAAAGAGGTACTTGAGTCTGCCTTGCTTGATTATGAAGGAACCTTGCTCTTCATTTCCCATGACCGTTACTTCCTAAACAAAATGGCAGAACGAATTGTCGAGCTGAAACCGTCAGGAACGGATCATTTCCTAGGAAATTATGACGAAATGATAGAGAAAAAAGCTGAAATCGAGGAAGCGCGGCTTGAAGCGCTGTCACAACAGACCTCCAGCTCGAAATCAGCTGCGATATCTGACAATGCATCCGTTACCTCCTATGAGGCTAGCAAGCAAGCGAAGCGTGATGAACGCACCCGGCAGCGCAAGCTTGAGCAATTGGAACAAGAAATCGCCTCTCTTGAGCAGCAAATAACGGAATGGGAAGAGCAGCTTGCCGACCCAGCCATTTTTAATGACTATATTCGCATTCAAGAAATTCAAGCTGCCATTGAGAAGCTAAAAGCTGCTTTAGCAGCATCTTATGAGGAATGGGAGCAATACATGTAA
- a CDS encoding 5-formyltetrahydrofolate cyclo-ligase produces the protein MLLVEMNPIEDKTYIRKQMAIRRNSLPSEQREIWSASACAKAQMLLESLPSNSFMAYAAFRSELDLSTLIEWGWRSGRHVIVPRCIAADRSMTLHYLRSWEELMPGAYGIMEPNPALTPPIEAGYVPEVVLVPGLAFDQQGGRLGYGGGYYDRFAEVIHSITIESVRPLWLGMSFEAQLIAGAPREPHDIVMDGIITEQDVYLQRRRDTGGADTF, from the coding sequence ATGCTTTTGGTTGAAATGAATCCAATTGAAGATAAAACATACATACGTAAACAAATGGCTATTCGTCGCAACAGCCTGCCCTCAGAGCAGCGGGAAATATGGTCTGCATCTGCGTGCGCGAAAGCGCAAATGTTGCTCGAGAGCCTGCCTTCAAATAGTTTTATGGCGTATGCTGCGTTTCGCAGCGAGCTTGATTTATCGACTCTAATAGAATGGGGATGGCGCAGCGGTCGTCATGTCATTGTGCCTAGATGCATAGCAGCCGATCGTTCCATGACGCTGCATTATTTGCGAAGCTGGGAGGAGCTAATGCCCGGTGCATATGGCATTATGGAGCCAAATCCGGCGTTAACACCACCAATCGAGGCAGGTTATGTGCCTGAGGTTGTACTAGTTCCAGGGCTTGCCTTTGATCAGCAGGGCGGCCGACTAGGCTATGGAGGGGGCTATTATGATCGATTTGCCGAGGTTATCCATAGCATAACAATTGAATCGGTAAGACCCTTATGGCTCGGAATGTCGTTTGAAGCACAGCTTATTGCAGGAGCTCCTCGCGAGCCGCATGATATAGTAATGGATGGCATTATTACCGAGCAGGACGTTTACTTGCAAAGGAGGAGAGATACAGGTGGAGCTGACACATTTTAA
- the moaC gene encoding cyclic pyranopterin monophosphate synthase MoaC produces MELTHFNEQGRARMVDISDKEITSRKAVAQTKVIMSPDTLAQIKAGKVGKGDVLAVAQVAAVMAAKKTADWIPMCHPLPLTGINIIFSDNGTDELYIEGTVKTTGKTGVEMEALTAVSAAALTVYDMCKALQKDMVIGPTLLVSKTGGKSGDYQISSSP; encoded by the coding sequence GTGGAGCTGACACATTTTAACGAGCAGGGCCGAGCACGGATGGTAGATATTTCTGATAAGGAAATCACTTCACGCAAGGCTGTTGCTCAAACCAAGGTCATTATGAGCCCGGATACTTTAGCACAAATAAAGGCAGGAAAGGTCGGGAAAGGCGACGTGCTCGCCGTTGCTCAGGTTGCTGCAGTGATGGCGGCCAAGAAAACGGCAGATTGGATTCCAATGTGCCATCCTCTTCCGCTCACAGGCATAAATATAATTTTCAGCGATAATGGGACGGATGAGCTTTACATAGAGGGCACTGTAAAGACAACTGGGAAAACCGGCGTGGAGATGGAGGCACTTACGGCTGTATCAGCTGCTGCGCTAACGGTTTATGACATGTGCAAGGCATTGCAGAAGGATATGGTTATTGGGCCAACGCTGTTGGTTTCCAAAACGGGCGGCAAGAGCGGAGATTATCAAATTTCGTCAAGCCCATGA
- a CDS encoding MogA/MoaB family molybdenum cofactor biosynthesis protein, with product MRWKVAILTASDKGSRGEREDTSAQVIRELIEEELGGEIVDYRIVPDEKDEIMAALIEMTEYFHADLVLTTGGTGLALRDVTPEATLKVIDRAVPGLAEAMRMGALQKTRRAMLSRGVCGIRGSSLIVNLPGSPKGVHESLMAIMDQLPHALGILSGQLGEHNL from the coding sequence ATGCGGTGGAAGGTAGCGATATTAACGGCAAGCGATAAAGGCTCTCGCGGCGAGCGTGAGGATACGAGCGCTCAGGTTATTCGCGAGCTTATTGAGGAAGAGCTCGGCGGAGAAATTGTGGATTACAGAATCGTTCCGGATGAGAAGGATGAGATTATGGCTGCGCTTATCGAAATGACGGAATATTTCCATGCGGATCTTGTATTAACAACGGGTGGAACGGGACTTGCCCTGCGGGATGTAACGCCGGAGGCAACGCTGAAGGTCATTGATCGAGCAGTTCCAGGCCTTGCAGAGGCTATGCGGATGGGGGCACTTCAGAAAACAAGACGAGCGATGCTGTCCCGTGGCGTTTGTGGCATTCGAGGGAGCTCGCTCATCGTAAACCTGCCAGGGAGCCCGAAGGGCGTACATGAGAGCTTGATGGCGATTATGGATCAATTGCCGCATGCACTGGGCATTTTATCCGGACAGCTGGGGGAGCATAACTTATGA
- a CDS encoding molybdopterin-binding protein, with amino-acid sequence MSHNEQHAADGIEHHGTTVLREVSVYEAIGLRLAHDLTRIIPGEFKGRLFKRGHVVQEADIPNLLDIGKEHIYVMELGENELHEDDAAIRMAKALYDDELILSEPHEGKVSIKSGMLGLAAIDKSFVDAINELGEIALATIKTNTVVIPGQQLAATRAIPLVVPKAKVEAVERFAAEFRQSHAGASPLHVRPFRKFRVGLLTTGGEVFNGRIADKFGPAVRSKLEALGSEVGEQRFAPDDRQTIVKEIYYLLEQRYDMILVTGGMSVDPDDRTPGAIKDSGANIVSYGTPMLPGSMLLIGYLNGVPIMGLPGCVMHDPYTSFDVLLPRILAGDTIVREDIVSLGYGGLNSC; translated from the coding sequence ATGAGTCATAATGAACAGCATGCAGCGGACGGAATCGAGCACCACGGCACTACGGTGCTAAGAGAAGTATCCGTGTATGAAGCCATCGGACTGCGGCTGGCGCATGATTTGACGCGTATTATCCCAGGTGAGTTTAAGGGCAGATTGTTCAAAAGAGGTCATGTGGTGCAGGAAGCGGATATTCCTAATCTGCTTGATATTGGCAAGGAGCATATCTACGTCATGGAGCTTGGCGAGAATGAGCTTCATGAGGATGATGCTGCCATTCGTATGGCAAAAGCGTTATATGATGATGAGCTCATCTTATCTGAGCCGCATGAGGGAAAAGTGAGTATTAAATCAGGCATGCTTGGTTTAGCAGCGATCGATAAGAGCTTTGTTGATGCAATCAATGAGCTTGGGGAAATTGCACTAGCTACCATCAAGACCAATACGGTCGTTATACCAGGACAACAGCTTGCAGCAACGAGAGCCATTCCACTTGTTGTGCCAAAGGCTAAGGTCGAAGCGGTAGAACGATTCGCTGCGGAATTCCGTCAATCTCATGCCGGTGCGTCACCGCTTCACGTAAGGCCCTTCCGAAAGTTTCGGGTGGGGCTGTTAACAACTGGCGGTGAGGTTTTTAACGGAAGAATCGCGGATAAATTCGGGCCGGCTGTTAGAAGCAAGCTTGAGGCATTGGGCTCTGAGGTAGGGGAGCAGAGATTTGCACCAGACGATAGACAAACAATTGTCAAGGAAATATACTATTTGCTAGAACAACGGTATGATATGATACTAGTAACTGGCGGAATGTCGGTTGATCCCGATGATCGTACACCAGGCGCGATTAAAGATTCTGGAGCCAATATTGTAAGCTATGGTACGCCAATGCTGCCAGGCTCAATGCTGCTCATTGGATATTTGAATGGCGTGCCGATTATGGGCTTGCCGGGCTGTGTGATGCATGATCCTTACACGTCTTTCGATGTGCTATTGCCTCGTATTTTGGCAGGGGACACGATTGTTCGTGAAGATATTGTGAGCTTAGGATACGGTGGATTGAATAGCTGTTAG
- the tatA gene encoding twin-arginine translocase TatA/TatE family subunit: MSGIGATGIILLVLVALLLFGPNKLPELGRAFGRTLREFKAGARDMMDDDDRKDKETSRVEVNRAENSDKDNKRLPD; the protein is encoded by the coding sequence ATGTCAGGAATAGGTGCAACAGGAATTATATTGCTCGTATTGGTTGCTTTGCTGCTGTTTGGACCGAACAAGCTGCCAGAGCTGGGACGTGCTTTTGGACGGACGCTTCGTGAATTCAAAGCAGGAGCAAGAGATATGATGGACGATGACGATCGCAAGGATAAGGAAACAAGTCGTGTTGAAGTGAATCGTGCAGAAAATAGTGATAAAGACAATAAGCGGCTTCCGGACTAA
- the tatC gene encoding twin-arginine translocase subunit TatC, translating into MSRKGLLREEGLMPLLEHLGELRKRVFYVLIILVIGLVIGIIFAQPAYNFLMSQKPANTISLHTFSLWDGIGMYMKFAFVIALILAMPVIAYQLWAFVKPALRKNEQRSTLKYVPFALIMFLTGLAFSYFVVFPLAFNFTRTVSQHLNLEETYGIAQYFTFMFNLLIPIALLFELPLVIMFLTAIRLVNPKRLRKMRRFAYFVMVFIGVLITPPDFISDILVAIPLIILYEFSVFLSGAVHKKQLAADEKWEAEYGESLNKA; encoded by the coding sequence ATGTCACGTAAGGGACTTCTTCGCGAAGAGGGGCTTATGCCGCTTCTTGAGCATCTTGGGGAGCTGCGAAAGCGAGTGTTCTACGTGTTAATTATATTAGTCATAGGCTTAGTGATTGGAATTATTTTCGCTCAGCCAGCTTATAATTTTTTGATGAGTCAAAAGCCAGCGAATACGATTTCTTTACATACGTTTTCACTTTGGGACGGAATTGGCATGTATATGAAATTTGCGTTCGTCATCGCCTTGATTTTAGCAATGCCTGTTATTGCGTATCAGCTTTGGGCGTTCGTGAAGCCTGCGCTTCGCAAAAATGAGCAGCGGTCTACGCTAAAATATGTGCCGTTCGCACTTATTATGTTTTTGACGGGGCTGGCATTTTCTTATTTCGTCGTGTTTCCACTAGCCTTCAATTTTACAAGAACAGTCTCACAGCATTTGAATTTAGAGGAAACGTACGGTATTGCGCAATACTTTACGTTTATGTTCAATTTATTAATACCGATAGCTCTTCTTTTCGAGCTTCCGCTTGTTATTATGTTTTTGACTGCCATTCGGCTTGTAAATCCGAAGCGGCTTCGGAAGATGCGGCGCTTTGCTTATTTCGTTATGGTGTTTATCGGTGTTCTTATTACACCGCCAGACTTCATATCGGATATTTTAGTGGCTATCCCATTAATCATTCTTTATGAATTCAGTGTATTTCTATCCGGTGCCGTACATAAAAAACAACTCGCAGCAGATGAGAAGTGGGAAGCTGAATACGGTGAATCGTTGAATAAGGCATAG
- a CDS encoding transposase has protein sequence MEKRETWKKRGIVKQILKDHFHGFWELHANLFPEELQKAIPEAVNKATRCGTKDMGYARYECMGCTEGKPEPVIICFTCKSRFCHGCGKKYTDDWAEKQQERILNVPHRHTVFTVPKELRKYFFEDRSRLNELSKEVAKVIQYYYRRKNKSKQYDVGVITVIHTFGRDLKFNPHIHALVTEGALDCHKQWKSVEYISFTYLRKSWQKLLMDLMLKWHPGDAKVKTLVNQLYSRYKHGFYVNAEQRMKDARGAAKYIGRYLARPAIAEYRIIKYDYHTVHYWYEDHQTGKRIDVVAPVMKFIYALVQHIPPKHFRMVGRYGLYSRSKNKESQKIVNLWRYMVHKQIEMTFPPKEKRRKTYRQRMLETYERDPIACPCCKQTMLLVVIWHADYGRIYYYDEESERAYKKKWGVRANERKERQETG, from the coding sequence ATGGAGAAGCGAGAAACATGGAAGAAACGAGGGATCGTGAAACAGATCTTGAAGGATCATTTTCATGGGTTTTGGGAACTTCATGCGAATCTATTCCCGGAAGAACTGCAGAAAGCGATACCGGAAGCCGTAAACAAGGCAACGCGATGCGGCACGAAGGATATGGGTTACGCGAGATATGAATGTATGGGTTGTACGGAGGGAAAACCGGAACCGGTCATTATCTGTTTTACTTGTAAGAGTCGGTTTTGTCATGGATGCGGAAAGAAATACACCGATGACTGGGCAGAAAAGCAACAGGAGCGAATCCTGAATGTCCCCCATCGTCATACCGTGTTTACGGTACCAAAAGAGTTGAGGAAATACTTCTTTGAGGATCGGAGTCGTTTGAACGAGCTTAGTAAAGAAGTGGCGAAGGTCATCCAATATTACTATCGGCGTAAAAATAAGAGCAAACAGTATGACGTGGGCGTCATTACGGTCATTCATACGTTTGGAAGGGATCTAAAGTTTAATCCGCATATTCATGCCCTGGTTACGGAAGGTGCGTTAGATTGCCATAAGCAGTGGAAGAGTGTGGAGTATATTTCTTTTACCTACTTGAGAAAGTCATGGCAGAAGCTACTTATGGATTTAATGTTGAAGTGGCATCCTGGCGATGCGAAGGTAAAAACGTTGGTAAACCAACTGTACAGTCGGTACAAGCATGGATTTTATGTCAACGCAGAACAACGAATGAAGGATGCCCGTGGAGCGGCCAAGTATATTGGACGTTATCTGGCTCGTCCGGCAATCGCAGAGTATCGCATTATAAAGTATGACTACCATACGGTACATTACTGGTACGAAGATCATCAGACAGGAAAGAGGATCGATGTCGTAGCCCCTGTCATGAAATTCATTTATGCCCTGGTGCAACATATCCCGCCGAAGCATTTTCGAATGGTAGGCAGGTATGGCCTGTACAGCAGAAGTAAGAATAAGGAGTCGCAAAAGATCGTTAACTTATGGCGGTACATGGTCCATAAACAGATTGAAATGACGTTCCCGCCGAAGGAAAAGAGAAGAAAGACGTACCGTCAGCGGATGTTGGAGACTTATGAACGGGATCCGATCGCCTGTCCCTGCTGCAAACAAACCATGTTGCTTGTGGTTATTTGGCATGCAGACTATGGGCGAATTTATTATTATGATGAGGAAAGTGAACGAGCGTATAAGAAGAAATGGGGGGTTCGGGCTAATGAACGAAAGGAAAGGCAAGAAACAGGATAG